A single Pseudomonas putida DNA region contains:
- a CDS encoding antibiotic biosynthesis monooxygenase translates to MSTPPVTLMVSRRAAHGRYQDLLAWLHEGEQLATDFPGYLGSGILAPPRDSDEFQIIFRFSDEPTLHAWEHSASRRAWLARGNGLFERPKERRVSGIDDWFGTNTVQKPPRWKQAVAIWLAFFPVSLLFNVLFGHWLGTLELLPRVMLSTLALTPVMVYFFIPLSTRLLANWLHATPSASPALRSR, encoded by the coding sequence ATGTCTACCCCACCCGTCACCTTGATGGTGTCGCGCCGCGCCGCCCATGGCCGCTACCAGGACCTTCTGGCCTGGCTGCACGAAGGCGAACAGCTGGCCACCGACTTCCCCGGCTATCTCGGCTCGGGCATCCTCGCCCCGCCCCGCGACAGCGACGAGTTCCAGATCATTTTCCGCTTCAGCGACGAGCCCACCCTGCATGCCTGGGAGCACTCCGCCTCGCGGCGGGCCTGGCTGGCTCGCGGAAACGGCCTGTTCGAACGCCCCAAAGAGAGGCGCGTCAGCGGTATTGATGACTGGTTTGGCACCAATACGGTGCAAAAGCCTCCACGCTGGAAGCAGGCAGTGGCGATCTGGCTGGCCTTCTTCCCGGTCTCGCTACTGTTCAACGTCTTGTTCGGGCATTGGCTTGGCACACTCGAGCTGCTGCCCCGTGTGATGCTCAGCACGCTGGCCCTGACGCCTGTCATGGTCTACTTCTTCATCCCCCTGTCCACACGCCTGCTGGCCAACTGGCTGCACGCCACGCCATCCGCCAGCCCAGCACTGCGCAGCCGCTGA
- a CDS encoding HopJ type III effector protein — translation MTDLNTLRSSLASGQHVFADTLAFIAGNYSYQPQAFNNGGVENAAGQNEGSCKTLGLALLEGLSDQEALLAFGEHYRDVLATPEGSDHGNIRALIKHGLAGVKFTELPLSRKA, via the coding sequence GTGACTGATCTGAACACCCTGCGCAGCAGCCTGGCCAGCGGCCAACACGTCTTCGCCGATACCCTGGCGTTCATCGCCGGCAACTACAGCTACCAGCCCCAGGCCTTCAACAACGGCGGCGTGGAGAATGCCGCCGGGCAGAACGAAGGTTCGTGCAAGACCCTGGGCTTGGCCCTGCTGGAAGGCCTGAGCGACCAGGAAGCGCTGCTGGCCTTCGGCGAGCATTACCGCGATGTGCTGGCCACGCCTGAGGGCAGTGACCATGGCAATATCCGTGCACTGATCAAGCACGGGCTGGCCGGTGTGAAATTCACAGAGCTGCCGCTTTCGCGCAAGGCTTGA
- the folM gene encoding dihydromonapterin reductase has translation MNSPILVTGASQRVGLALALELAQAGHTVISASRSLQPQSAHPNIVQFQADLCLRADREALIDHLQRNYDGLRAIIHNASLWLDDDLDNLETMFRLHVEAPYHLNLALGELLNKVDKADIIHICDETSSRGSKGHIGYAATKAALQNMVLSFAEKYAPKVHVNGILPGLLILKEGGDEAYRQQTLKKALLEFEPGAGPLIETVKYLLASQYSTGSQVVINGGRHLKNRII, from the coding sequence ATGAACAGCCCAATTCTCGTCACCGGCGCCAGCCAGCGCGTCGGGCTGGCCCTGGCCCTCGAGCTGGCACAGGCCGGCCATACGGTGATCAGTGCCAGCCGCAGCCTTCAGCCGCAGTCCGCGCACCCGAACATCGTGCAGTTCCAGGCCGACCTCTGCCTCAGGGCCGACCGTGAAGCATTGATCGACCACCTGCAGCGCAACTACGACGGCCTGCGTGCGATCATCCACAACGCCTCGCTGTGGCTCGACGACGACCTCGACAACCTCGAGACCATGTTCCGCCTGCACGTCGAAGCGCCGTACCACCTCAACCTGGCCCTGGGCGAGCTGTTGAACAAGGTCGACAAGGCCGACATCATCCACATTTGCGACGAAACATCCTCGCGCGGCAGCAAAGGCCACATCGGCTACGCCGCGACCAAGGCCGCGCTGCAGAACATGGTGCTGTCGTTCGCCGAAAAGTACGCGCCCAAGGTGCACGTCAACGGTATCCTGCCGGGCCTGCTGATCCTCAAGGAAGGCGGTGACGAGGCTTACCGCCAGCAGACCCTGAAAAAGGCCCTGCTGGAGTTCGAACCCGGCGCCGGGCCACTGATCGAGACGGTGAAGTACCTGCTCGCCAGCCAGTACAGCACCGGCAGCCAGGTGGTCATCAACGGTGGCCGCCACCTGAAGAACCGCATCATCTGA
- a CDS encoding alpha/beta fold hydrolase — translation MSSLTQPATAFRQATADGYSLGGFCWRHAQPDPQRPLVIINAATSVRCRYYSRFADYLFAQGCDVLTYDYRGIGESRPASLRGFQASWSDWGRLDFEAMLAHAAAHFPGQPVDVVGHSFGGCAVGLAPSAGQVRRVVMVGAQFAYWRDYAADQRWRLFGKWHVVMPLLTRAFGYFPGKRLGWLEDTPAGVVHDWTTRTPLYEQRPSGRGLATLPFAQVRAATLAISLTDDPFGTVAATERLLGYLPAAQRRHLRIAPVDISVSEIGHFAFFHDRFRESLWPIALQWLQEGGLADGVPGTTIR, via the coding sequence ATGAGCAGCCTCACCCAACCCGCCACCGCCTTTCGCCAGGCCACGGCCGATGGCTACAGCCTCGGCGGCTTCTGCTGGCGCCACGCCCAGCCTGATCCTCAACGCCCGTTGGTGATCATCAATGCGGCCACTTCGGTACGCTGTCGCTACTACTCACGCTTTGCCGACTACCTGTTTGCCCAAGGTTGCGACGTGCTCACCTACGATTACCGTGGCATAGGCGAATCGCGCCCGGCGTCGCTGCGTGGCTTCCAGGCTTCCTGGAGTGACTGGGGGCGGCTGGACTTCGAGGCCATGCTGGCGCACGCCGCTGCGCATTTCCCCGGCCAGCCGGTAGATGTTGTGGGCCACAGTTTCGGTGGCTGCGCCGTGGGGCTGGCCCCCTCGGCGGGGCAGGTGCGGCGGGTGGTGATGGTCGGTGCACAGTTTGCCTACTGGCGCGACTATGCCGCAGACCAGCGCTGGCGGCTATTTGGCAAATGGCATGTGGTGATGCCGCTGCTGACCCGTGCCTTCGGCTACTTCCCCGGCAAGCGCCTTGGTTGGCTGGAAGACACCCCGGCCGGTGTGGTGCACGACTGGACCACGCGTACGCCGCTTTATGAACAGCGCCCGAGCGGGCGCGGCCTGGCGACACTGCCTTTTGCCCAGGTACGGGCTGCGACCTTGGCTATCAGCCTGACGGACGACCCGTTTGGCACGGTGGCGGCGACCGAGCGTTTGCTAGGGTATCTGCCTGCGGCGCAGCGGCGGCATCTGCGCATCGCACCTGTGGATATCTCGGTCAGCGAGATTGGCCATTTCGCGTTCTTCCATGATCGCTTCCGCGAAAGCCTGTGGCCGATTGCGTTGCAGTGGTTGCAGGAGGGCGGGCTGGCAGACGGAGTGCCGGGGACAACTATCCGTTGA
- a CDS encoding MerR family transcriptional regulator, with product MNKQGRTSDIEARLQEQDLFPIREVSRLTGVNAVTLRAWERRYGLIQPTRTDSGHRLYSQTDIDDIRRILGWLERGVAVSKVGSILARGQMLAHGVVLADCAARWQAQVREAVHRFDAMALDSLFDQVFAALNQNQVFTEVFMPVWHDLAAGQGAFGLASEWLFLDQFLRGRVFARLQLARLPRGHNVLLAPLPGPCLELDLLVTGLLLASDEVGVHLLMPGQVLDELPLVCERLRPDALVLFSNHPASVGLGKRLMRLATGLQCPLLLAGEAAEGAQDGLAGSPVACLGAEFELMRRRLRQYFAGQLDT from the coding sequence ATGAACAAACAAGGACGTACCTCGGACATCGAGGCAAGGCTGCAAGAACAGGACTTGTTCCCGATTCGTGAAGTTTCCCGCCTGACTGGTGTCAACGCCGTGACCTTGCGTGCCTGGGAGCGCCGCTATGGGCTGATCCAGCCCACGCGCACCGACAGCGGTCACCGGCTGTATTCCCAGACAGACATCGACGATATCCGACGCATTCTCGGTTGGCTTGAGCGCGGCGTGGCCGTGAGCAAGGTCGGCAGCATCCTGGCCCGTGGCCAGATGCTTGCCCACGGTGTGGTTTTGGCTGACTGTGCGGCACGTTGGCAAGCCCAGGTGCGCGAGGCGGTGCATCGTTTCGATGCCATGGCCCTGGATAGCCTGTTCGACCAGGTGTTTGCGGCACTCAACCAGAACCAGGTATTCACTGAAGTGTTCATGCCCGTCTGGCATGACCTGGCGGCGGGGCAGGGGGCATTTGGCCTGGCCAGCGAGTGGCTGTTCCTCGACCAGTTTTTGCGTGGCCGGGTGTTCGCTCGCTTGCAACTTGCTCGTCTGCCGCGAGGCCACAATGTGTTGCTGGCGCCATTGCCCGGGCCATGTCTGGAACTGGACCTGCTGGTGACCGGCTTGCTATTGGCCAGCGATGAGGTTGGCGTGCACTTGCTCATGCCAGGGCAGGTGTTGGATGAATTGCCGCTGGTGTGTGAGCGGCTCCGGCCGGATGCACTGGTGCTGTTTTCCAATCACCCAGCGAGCGTCGGGCTGGGCAAGCGCCTGATGCGCCTGGCGACAGGGCTGCAGTGCCCGTTGCTGCTGGCCGGCGAAGCAGCTGAAGGTGCCCAGGATGGCTTGGCGGGGAGCCCGGTGGCATGCCTTGGTGCGGAGTTTGAGCTGATGCGGCGGCGCTTGCGCCAGTACTTTGCCGGTCAGCTCGATACCTGA
- a CDS encoding DUF1244 domain-containing protein translates to MTEQQQLELEAAAFRRLVEHLQKRTDVQNIDLMNLSGFCRNCLSKWYKAAADERQVDISLDDAREAVYGMPYAEWKAQYQKEASAEQQAAFEQGKSRD, encoded by the coding sequence ATGACTGAGCAACAACAGCTCGAACTCGAAGCCGCCGCGTTCCGGCGCCTGGTCGAACATCTGCAGAAACGCACCGACGTGCAGAATATCGACCTGATGAACCTCTCCGGCTTCTGCCGCAACTGCCTGTCCAAGTGGTACAAGGCCGCCGCCGACGAGCGCCAGGTCGACATCAGCCTGGATGACGCCCGCGAAGCGGTGTATGGCATGCCTTACGCCGAGTGGAAAGCCCAATATCAGAAAGAAGCCAGCGCCGAGCAGCAAGCGGCGTTTGAACAAGGAAAATCTCGTGACTGA